From the Ensifer adhaerens genome, the window GCTCTTCGCGGCCTATTCGAACGACCTCAGCTACTTCGCCGCCAATGGCGACAAGTATCCGTACTTCGCCGATGTCGGGCAGATCTCCTTCGATCTCTCCAACCCCTACGTCGTGGCCGGATTGATCTTCGGCGGCCTCATCCCATACCTCTTTGGCGGTATCGCGATGACGGCGGTCGGCCGTGCGGCCGGGTCCATCGTCGAGGAAGTTCGTCGCCAGTTCCGCGAAAAGCCCGGCATCATGCAAGGCACTGAGCGGCCGGACTATGGCCGTGCCGTCGACCTGCTGACGAAGGCGGCGATCCGCGAAATGGTCGTTCCCTCGCTGCTGCCGGTGCTTGCGCCTGTCGTCGTCTACTTCGGCGTGCTCCTGCTGTCGGGTTCCAAGGCCTCGGCCTTCGCAGCACTCGGCGCATCGCTTCTCGGCGTCATCGTCAACGGCCTCTTCGTGGCGATCTCGATGACGTCGGGCGGCGGCGCGTGGGACAATGCCAAGAAGAGCTTCGAGGATGGCTTCGTCGACAAGAATGGCGAACGTCATCTCAAGGGCTCGGATGCCCACAAGGCGTCCGTCACCGGCGATACGGTAGGCGATCCCTACAAGGATACGGCTGGCCCGGCCGTGAACCCGGCGATCAAGATCACCAACATCGTGGCGTTGCTGCTGCTGGCGATCCTCGCCTGATCGCACCGACGAAACGAAAAAGGCCCGCGGAAGTGACTTCCGCGGGCCTTTCTTTGTAATGGGTGAACTACCTGCTGCCGAAGTCTTTGAACAGGCTCTTTGCCGCAGCCTGACCGGCGCCCGGTCCGCTCAGCAGCTGGCCGAGGAAGCTCGTTTCCTTGCCACCGGTCGGCGTCGTGCGCGACAGCATGTCGAACACCTTGCCATCCTTCAGCGTATAGTGTGCGAGCTGGCTGACGGTGCCTTCCTTGTCGAAGTAAACGGCCAGGATCGACTGGTCGACCAGCTGAGGCTTCATGAAGGCGACAGGACGCTTGCGGGTCTGCGAAATGTAGTAGAACACTTCGTTGTCGAAGGTTGCGGTCGTCGACGGCGTGCCGAGCGAAAGGAGCACCTGCTCGCGGCTGGAACCGACCGGGACGAGGTTGAGCGTTTCCTGGTCAACCACATAACCCTGATGAAGGACTTCACCGACATTGGCGGACTGGCAGGCTGAAAGGGTGAGACCGGCGATGGTAGCTACGACCGCCACGCGGCCGAGGGTTTTAAAGTTTTTTCTCAAATACCGCTTCGTCAACGACAGCTCCCCTTGGAGAAACGATGG encodes:
- a CDS encoding outer membrane protein assembly factor BamE, with product MTKRYLRKNFKTLGRVAVVATIAGLTLSACQSANVGEVLHQGYVVDQETLNLVPVGSSREQVLLSLGTPSTTATFDNEVFYYISQTRKRPVAFMKPQLVDQSILAVYFDKEGTVSQLAHYTLKDGKVFDMLSRTTPTGGKETSFLGQLLSGPGAGQAAAKSLFKDFGSR